One stretch of Chryseobacterium sp. LJ668 DNA includes these proteins:
- a CDS encoding glycosyltransferase family 9 protein — translation MADKIKILIIQKKFMGDILVSSTTFPLLKKKFPDAELSVLLEEKHKQILYGNPYLDHLIFWDDQNFVQMMQNIRRENFDIVIDLYSKIDTGLLTLFSGAKKRIGFFKNYTKFFYNNPVKRRQKAISDNTTLGIEHRLQLLEPLDIKFQEIFPKTYILDEELENAKKILTQNGLKTDDSLVMISTFGSSEEKTYPLEYIAKVLDNIVKFQPDSKILCNYLPFQKELFIKLMNMVSDITQKAIVKEFDTKNLREFAAVTSLCKCLIGNEGGATNLSKSLNIPTFTIFAPHIQLKGWAWTSNPKMDKFLHLNDFVPESSNYSDFKPELFEDQLKDFLNLALND, via the coding sequence TTGGCAGATAAAATAAAGATTTTAATCATTCAGAAAAAATTCATGGGTGATATCTTGGTTAGTTCTACTACCTTTCCTTTATTGAAAAAGAAATTTCCGGATGCCGAATTAAGCGTCCTTTTGGAGGAAAAACATAAGCAAATTTTGTATGGTAACCCCTATCTCGATCATCTCATTTTTTGGGATGATCAAAATTTTGTACAAATGATGCAAAATATTCGAAGAGAAAATTTTGATATTGTTATTGATTTATATTCTAAAATAGATACCGGATTATTAACTTTATTTTCCGGAGCAAAAAAAAGAATTGGCTTTTTTAAAAACTACACGAAGTTTTTTTACAATAATCCCGTGAAAAGGCGACAGAAAGCAATTTCTGATAACACTACGTTAGGCATTGAACATCGATTGCAATTACTTGAACCTTTGGATATTAAATTTCAAGAAATTTTCCCAAAAACTTATATTTTGGATGAGGAGCTTGAAAATGCCAAAAAAATTCTTACACAAAACGGGTTGAAAACAGACGACAGCTTAGTAATGATCAGCACATTTGGCAGCTCTGAAGAAAAGACTTATCCTTTGGAATATATAGCTAAAGTGCTCGACAATATTGTTAAATTTCAGCCAGATTCGAAAATATTGTGTAATTATCTACCCTTTCAAAAAGAGCTTTTTATAAAACTAATGAATATGGTTTCTGATATAACACAGAAAGCTATCGTTAAAGAATTTGACACAAAAAATCTCAGGGAATTTGCGGCGGTAACCAGCCTTTGTAAATGTCTGATTGGCAATGAGGGCGGTGCCACCAACCTGAGTAAGTCTTTGAACATCCCTACTTTTACGATTTTTGCACCTCATATACAATTAAAAGGCTGGGCTTGGACCAGCAATCCTAAAATGGACAAGTTTTTGCATCTTAATGATTTTGTTCCTGAATCTAGCAATTATTCAGACTTTAAGCCTGA
- the rocD gene encoding ornithine--oxo-acid transaminase — MSTAEQIKNSQYFIELEEKHGAHNYHPLPVVLDKGEGVFVWDVEGKKYYDFLSAYSAVNQGHSHPKIVEALVDQAKKLALTSRAFYNSSLGEYEKKITTLFGFDKVLPMNSGAEAVETAVKLARKWSYEIKGIKENAAKIVVCENNFHGRTTTIVSFSNDPDANKNYGPFTPGFVKIPYNDLAALEEVLKNDAQNIAAFLVEPIQGEAGVYVPDENFLKNASDLCKKYNVLFIADEVQTGIARTGRLIACHHENVQPDILILGKAISGGMYPVSAVLANDEIMNVIKPGQHGSTFGGNPIACAVAIAALDVVEDEKLSERAEELGQIFRSEIEKLIEKSDLITKVRGKGLLNAILINDTPESSTAWDLCLQLKENGLLAKPTHGNIIRLAPPLVITEEQLLDCVRIIEKTITEFGR; from the coding sequence ATGTCAACAGCAGAACAAATAAAGAACTCACAATATTTTATTGAACTTGAAGAAAAACATGGCGCGCACAATTACCATCCGCTTCCTGTGGTTTTAGATAAAGGTGAAGGCGTATTTGTTTGGGATGTTGAAGGCAAGAAATATTACGATTTCCTTTCAGCTTATTCGGCTGTAAACCAAGGTCATTCGCATCCGAAAATTGTGGAAGCTTTAGTTGATCAGGCTAAGAAATTAGCGTTAACGTCAAGAGCATTTTACAATTCAAGTTTGGGAGAATACGAAAAAAAAATTACCACCCTTTTTGGTTTTGATAAAGTTTTACCAATGAATTCTGGTGCTGAGGCTGTGGAAACTGCTGTAAAATTAGCCAGAAAATGGAGTTACGAAATAAAAGGTATTAAAGAAAACGCAGCGAAAATTGTAGTTTGTGAAAATAATTTCCATGGAAGAACCACAACCATCGTGTCATTTTCAAATGATCCTGATGCCAATAAAAATTACGGCCCTTTCACACCGGGATTTGTAAAAATTCCATATAACGATCTTGCAGCTTTAGAAGAAGTTTTAAAAAATGATGCTCAAAATATTGCAGCATTTTTAGTTGAACCTATCCAGGGTGAAGCCGGAGTTTACGTTCCGGACGAAAATTTCCTTAAAAATGCTTCCGACTTATGTAAAAAATACAATGTTCTTTTCATTGCAGACGAAGTACAAACCGGAATTGCGAGAACAGGAAGATTGATTGCCTGTCATCATGAAAATGTGCAGCCGGATATTTTAATTTTGGGGAAAGCTATTTCAGGAGGAATGTATCCCGTTTCAGCAGTTTTGGCAAATGACGAGATCATGAATGTCATCAAACCCGGACAACACGGTTCTACTTTCGGTGGAAACCCGATTGCCTGTGCAGTTGCCATTGCAGCTTTGGATGTTGTAGAAGATGAAAAACTATCTGAAAGAGCAGAAGAATTAGGCCAAATATTCAGATCTGAAATCGAAAAATTGATTGAAAAATCTGATCTGATCACCAAAGTAAGAGGAAAAGGCTTGCTTAATGCTATCTTAATCAATGATACACCAGAAAGTTCAACCGCGTGGGATCTATGTTTGCAGCTAAAGGAAAACGGATTGCTTGCAAAACCAACTCACGGAAACATCATCAGATTGGCACCACCTTTGGTAATTACAGAAGAGCAGTTGTTAGACTGCGTCAGAATTATTGAAAAAACAATCACAGAGTTTGGCAGATAA
- the accC gene encoding acetyl-CoA carboxylase biotin carboxylase subunit gives MFKKILIANRGEIAMRILRTCKEMGIKTVAVYSTADKDSLHVRFADEAVCIGPPMSKDSYLRIPSIIAAAEITNADAIHPGYGFLSENANFSRICAKNGIKFIGASPEQIERMGDKANAKATMKAANVPCVPGSEGLIESYEHAVKTAEETGYPVMIKATAGGGGKGMRAVWKAEDLKEHWESAIQEAVAAFGNGGMYMEKLIEEPRHIEIQVAGDQFGKACHLSERDCSVQRRNQKLTEETPSPFMTDELREKMGEAAVKAAEFIGYEGVGTIEFLVDKHRNFYFMEMNTRIQVEHPITEQVIDYDLIREQILLAAGTPISGINHYPKLHSIECRINAEDPYADFRPSPGKITGLNIPGGHGIRVDTHVYSGYTIPSNYDSMIAKLITTAQTREEAIAKMKRALEEFYVEGVKTTIPFHRQLMEDEAYLSGNYTTKFMESFVMDKKYDNH, from the coding sequence ATGTTCAAAAAAATATTAATTGCCAATCGTGGCGAAATTGCGATGCGTATTTTACGTACGTGCAAAGAGATGGGAATCAAAACTGTTGCGGTATACTCCACTGCCGACAAAGACAGTCTTCATGTAAGATTTGCTGATGAAGCAGTTTGCATCGGCCCGCCGATGAGTAAAGACTCTTACCTTAGAATCCCAAGCATTATTGCTGCTGCAGAAATCACCAATGCTGATGCTATTCACCCGGGTTACGGTTTCTTATCTGAAAACGCCAACTTCTCCAGAATCTGTGCTAAAAACGGCATCAAATTTATTGGTGCAAGTCCTGAGCAAATCGAGAGAATGGGTGACAAAGCCAATGCGAAGGCAACAATGAAAGCAGCAAATGTACCTTGCGTTCCTGGTTCTGAAGGTTTAATTGAATCTTACGAGCACGCTGTAAAAACAGCAGAAGAAACAGGATATCCCGTAATGATCAAAGCTACTGCCGGTGGTGGTGGTAAAGGGATGAGAGCTGTTTGGAAAGCAGAAGATCTTAAAGAACATTGGGAATCTGCCATTCAGGAAGCTGTTGCAGCCTTCGGAAACGGAGGAATGTACATGGAAAAACTGATTGAAGAGCCCAGACATATCGAGATTCAGGTTGCAGGTGACCAATTTGGTAAAGCTTGTCACCTTTCTGAAAGAGACTGTTCTGTACAGAGAAGAAACCAGAAATTAACTGAAGAAACTCCTTCCCCATTCATGACTGACGAACTTCGTGAGAAAATGGGTGAAGCAGCAGTAAAGGCGGCAGAATTTATCGGTTATGAAGGTGTAGGAACGATTGAATTCCTTGTTGACAAACACAGAAATTTCTATTTCATGGAAATGAACACAAGAATTCAGGTGGAACACCCTATTACTGAGCAGGTGATTGACTACGACCTCATCAGAGAGCAGATTCTTTTGGCAGCAGGAACTCCTATTTCAGGAATCAACCACTACCCGAAATTACACTCGATCGAATGCAGAATTAATGCTGAAGATCCATATGCTGATTTCAGACCTTCTCCGGGAAAAATCACCGGATTAAATATTCCCGGCGGACACGGAATAAGAGTTGACACCCATGTTTATTCTGGATACACTATTCCTTCTAACTACGATTCTATGATTGCAAAACTAATCACTACGGCACAAACCCGTGAAGAAGCAATTGCAAAAATGAAGCGTGCTCTGGAAGAATTCTATGTAGAAGGTGTAAAAACGACTATTCCTTTCCACAGACAGTTGATGGAAGATGAAGCTTATCTTTCAGGAAATTATACGACAAAATTCATGGAGAGTTTTGTGATGGATAAAAAATATGATAATCACTAA
- the accB gene encoding acetyl-CoA carboxylase biotin carboxyl carrier protein has product MDIKDIQNLIKFVSKAEVSEVKYKTKDFEITIKTPLGGNEVSYVSQPAMYQQAPQLAAPGHAPAAVSPSAEIPVAASDDSKYVTIKSPMIGTFYRKPSPDKDVFINVGDEVSNGKVVCVIEAMKLFNQIESEVSGKIVKILVDDSSPVEYDQPLFLVDPS; this is encoded by the coding sequence ATGGACATTAAAGACATACAAAATCTTATCAAGTTTGTATCTAAAGCTGAAGTTTCAGAAGTAAAATACAAGACTAAAGATTTCGAAATTACTATTAAAACTCCGCTTGGAGGCAATGAAGTAAGCTATGTTTCTCAACCCGCAATGTATCAGCAGGCTCCTCAGCTGGCAGCTCCGGGACATGCTCCCGCCGCCGTATCACCTTCTGCAGAAATTCCTGTAGCAGCTTCTGATGATAGTAAATATGTAACTATTAAATCTCCAATGATCGGAACATTCTATAGAAAACCATCTCCGGACAAAGATGTTTTCATCAACGTAGGTGATGAAGTATCAAATGGAAAGGTAGTTTGTGTTATTGAAGCAATGAAATTATTCAACCAGATCGAATCTGAAGTAAGCGGAAAGATTGTTAAGATTTTAGTAGACGATTCTTCTCCGGTGGAATATGACCAACCATTATTCTTAGTAGATCCATCTTAA
- the rpmF gene encoding 50S ribosomal protein L32 encodes MAHPKRRQSSTRRDKRRTHYKAVVPQLAKDATTGEMHLYHRAHWHEGKLYYRGKVVLEKTVETTTEEN; translated from the coding sequence ATGGCACATCCAAAGAGAAGACAGTCGTCTACAAGAAGAGATAAGAGAAGAACTCATTACAAAGCAGTAGTTCCTCAATTGGCAAAAGATGCAACAACAGGAGAAATGCACTTGTACCACAGAGCGCATTGGCATGAAGGAAAATTATACTACAGAGGAAAAGTAGTATTGGAAAAAACAGTAGAAACTACTACAGAAGAAAACTAA
- a CDS encoding YceD family protein — MDKLRNYDISFSGLKIGKHEFRFEINKEFFQLFETEQEFTNPNIDVEVFLNKHTTFLEFEVKVNGTVELVCDITNDNFTYPVENEVGILVKFGEEYDDSEEDVITIPAKDHAFNVAHLIYENVALSIPMKKISPNISDEDLAILEKFSPKEIEKEEEEVDPRWEALKKLKDKN, encoded by the coding sequence ATGGACAAGTTAAGAAACTACGATATAAGCTTTTCCGGACTGAAAATCGGTAAGCACGAGTTCAGGTTTGAGATCAATAAAGAGTTCTTTCAATTATTCGAAACTGAACAGGAATTTACAAATCCTAATATTGATGTAGAAGTATTTTTAAATAAGCACACTACATTTTTAGAATTTGAGGTAAAAGTAAACGGAACTGTAGAATTGGTTTGTGATATTACAAACGATAATTTTACATACCCTGTAGAAAACGAAGTTGGTATTTTAGTTAAATTCGGGGAAGAGTATGACGACAGCGAGGAAGACGTAATCACTATTCCGGCTAAAGACCATGCATTCAACGTAGCACATTTGATTTATGAAAATGTTGCACTATCTATACCCATGAAGAAAATATCACCTAATATAAGTGATGAAGACTTGGCAATCCTGGAAAAATTCAGTCCGAAAGAAATTGAAAAGGAAGAAGAAGAAGTTGACCCGAGATGGGAAGCTTTGAAGAAATTAAAAGATAAAAATTAA
- the pdxA gene encoding 4-hydroxythreonine-4-phosphate dehydrogenase PdxA, whose product MSPKNHKVRVGISIGDFNGIGPEIIMKSLKDKTITDFFTPIIFGSGKLFTYQKNIFKLNLNFNYITETSQAQNGKLNMLNLVKDNSNVELGKPTEESTRMAIDSLEAATEALMNGEIDVLVTAPINKDEMVKMGFKHAGHTGYFEEKFNKKGLMFLVTDGLKVAVSTHHIPISQVAENISKEKIKKQIKALNQTLIEDFSISKPKIAVLGLNPHSGDGGVIGNEEIEIISPAIKELSDQGILAFGPFPADSFFQPNKYQSFDAVLAMYHDQGLAPFKTLAYEEGVNYTAGLPFIRTSPDHGVAYDIAGKNIADEQSFMEAIFMAIKIFNNRSDYKEMMSNRLQPRRMPSDNGIDEDLPVESDM is encoded by the coding sequence ATGAGCCCAAAAAACCATAAAGTACGAGTAGGAATTTCAATTGGTGACTTCAACGGCATCGGCCCGGAAATCATCATGAAATCTCTGAAAGACAAAACTATTACAGACTTTTTCACCCCCATTATTTTCGGCTCAGGGAAATTATTTACTTATCAGAAGAATATTTTTAAGCTTAATCTGAATTTTAATTACATCACAGAAACTTCACAGGCTCAAAACGGAAAGCTGAACATGCTTAATTTGGTAAAAGATAATTCTAATGTGGAATTGGGAAAACCAACTGAGGAATCTACCAGAATGGCGATCGATTCGCTGGAAGCTGCCACGGAAGCTCTGATGAATGGAGAAATTGACGTCTTGGTTACCGCGCCTATCAATAAAGACGAAATGGTAAAGATGGGCTTTAAACATGCAGGACACACGGGTTATTTTGAAGAAAAATTTAATAAGAAAGGCTTGATGTTTTTGGTAACAGATGGACTAAAAGTTGCTGTTTCTACCCATCACATTCCTATTTCGCAGGTTGCTGAAAATATTTCTAAAGAAAAAATAAAAAAGCAAATCAAGGCTTTAAACCAGACCTTAATTGAAGATTTCTCTATATCTAAACCTAAAATTGCAGTATTAGGTCTGAACCCTCATTCCGGAGACGGCGGCGTCATCGGGAATGAAGAGATTGAAATCATTTCGCCGGCCATCAAAGAACTTTCGGACCAGGGGATTTTGGCTTTCGGACCTTTCCCGGCAGACAGTTTCTTCCAGCCAAATAAATATCAAAGTTTTGATGCGGTCTTGGCTATGTACCACGATCAGGGATTGGCGCCTTTTAAAACTTTAGCGTATGAAGAAGGGGTAAATTATACAGCAGGACTTCCCTTTATCAGAACTTCTCCGGATCATGGTGTTGCTTATGATATAGCCGGGAAAAATATCGCCGATGAGCAGAGCTTTATGGAAGCTATTTTCATGGCTATTAAAATTTTCAATAACAGAAGTGATTATAAAGAAATGATGAGCAATCGCCTTCAGCCGAGAAGAATGCCCTCAGATAACGGAATTGACGAAGATCTTCCTGTAGAAAGTGATATGTAA
- a CDS encoding riboflavin synthase: protein MFTGIIEAVGIIEKIEENGSNINFTLSCPFTQELKIDQSLAHNGCCLTVVEITGSQYVVTAINETLEKTNLGKWETGSVVNLERCMIMNGRLDGHIVQGHVDQTGDIVDIENKDGSYFVTIRYNSEGGFVTVPQGSITVNGISLTVAKSGDFQFSVAIIPYTWEFTNMKNVKIGDRVNLEFDIVGKYIAKLINRQNGV from the coding sequence ATGTTCACAGGAATTATTGAAGCGGTAGGAATTATTGAGAAGATTGAAGAAAACGGCAGCAATATTAATTTTACTTTAAGCTGTCCATTTACCCAGGAATTAAAAATTGATCAGAGTCTTGCTCATAACGGATGTTGTCTTACCGTGGTGGAAATTACCGGGAGTCAATACGTTGTTACTGCGATCAATGAGACTTTAGAAAAAACAAATTTGGGAAAATGGGAAACGGGAAGCGTGGTGAATCTTGAGCGCTGCATGATAATGAATGGAAGGCTTGACGGACACATTGTTCAGGGGCATGTAGATCAAACCGGCGATATTGTAGATATCGAAAATAAAGATGGCAGCTATTTTGTTACTATACGATATAATTCAGAAGGAGGTTTCGTAACGGTTCCGCAAGGTTCAATTACTGTAAACGGAATCAGTCTTACCGTTGCCAAGAGTGGCGATTTTCAATTTTCTGTTGCTATAATCCCTTATACATGGGAGTTTACCAATATGAAAAATGTTAAGATCGGGGATAGAGTCAACCTTGAATTTGATATTGTTGGTAAGTACATTGCTAAATTAATTAACAGGCAGAATGGCGTTTAA